From one Electrophorus electricus isolate fEleEle1 chromosome 20, fEleEle1.pri, whole genome shotgun sequence genomic stretch:
- the c20h1orf50 gene encoding LOW QUALITY PROTEIN: uncharacterized protein C1orf50 homolog (The sequence of the model RefSeq protein was modified relative to this genomic sequence to represent the inferred CDS: deleted 1 base in 1 codon; substituted 1 base at 1 genomic stop codon), with product MERTVGLPSQADRPTVTLVETSRNPSGIVMVSPYQTNRVGDPMDLVALGSAGPEGRXTYQSNACNRLTVIADQIRCLQEKARKVLEDAKRDAELHHTACNVVKKAGDTYYLYERESGQRYFSILSPKEWGPSCPHKFLGAYKLQHDMSWTPIEELEKRDGEMSVMDKLLDSQAALPTCTGPNFEGLSK from the exons TCACTTTGGTGGAAACCAGTAGGAACCCAAGTGGTATAGTTATGGTGAGC CCCTACCAGACCAACAGGGTTGGAGATCCCATGGACCTTGTTGCTCTGGGCTCAGCAGGTCCAGAAG ggAGATGAACTTATCAGAGCAATGCTTGCAACAGGTTGACTGTCATTGCTGACCAAATAAGATGCCTGCAGGAAAAAGCAAGAAAG GTGTTGGAGGATGCCAAGAGAGATGCAGAACTGCACCATACAGCCTGCAATGTTGTGAAGAAGGCAGGTGACACGTACTACCTGTATGAGCGTGAGTCTGGACAGCGCTACTTCTCTATTCTGTCCCCAAAG GAATGGGGTCCTAGTTGTCCACACAAGTTCCTAGGAGCATACAAACTACAGCACGACATGTCATGGACTCCGATAGAAGAGCTTGAAAAGAGGGATGGTGAAATGAGTGTAATGGATAAGTTACTGGACAGTCAGGCAGCTCTGCCTACATGCACAGGACCCAACTTTGAGGGTCTTTCAAAGTGA